Genomic DNA from Ruminococcus sp. OA3:
TAAGAGTGCGGGTGATCTGAAGTCACTGAATATCGTGCTGGCGGCAGATCTGCATCTGGGGTATAATATCGGATGCCGCCAGATGGAACGGATGGTCAGGAAGATTAATGCGGAAAACCCGGATCTTGTAGTTTTCGCAGGAGATATCTTTGATAATGAATACGAAGCGCTGGACGATCCCGACAGGCTGATAAGCATATTGAAAGGCATCAAGAGCCGATATGGGGTATATGCCTGTTATGGCAATCATGATATCGAGGAAAAGATTCTTGCAGGATTTACATTTCACAAAAAAGGTGATAAGAAAGTGAGCGATATTCGAATGGACGGGTTTCTGGAGAAAGCAGGGATTCAGCTGTTAATGGATGAGGAAGTGCTGATTGATGACAGCTTTTATCTTTACGGACGCCCGGACCTGGCGAAGCCCGGGCGGGGGATTGCAGTCCGAAAGACCCCTGAAGAGATTACAGAAAATATGGATCATTCCAAACCTATCATCGTGATGGACCATGAGCCAAAGGAACTTCAGGAACTGGCAGATGCCGGGGTGGATCTGGATCTGTGCGGGCATACACATGATGGACAGATGTTTCCCGGAAACCTTACGATTGAACTGATGTGGGAAAACGCCTGCGGGTACCTGCAAAAGGGGAAGATGCATAATATCGTCACATCGGGAGTCGGGCTGTTTGGTCCGAATATGAGAGTGGGCACGATCGCAGAAGTCTGCCAGATTACGGTACATTTCAACGGGAACTGAAATCCGGGTGTTTTCGCAAGAAAGTCCATATTCAGCCGGGAGAGGCGGCAGAAT
This window encodes:
- a CDS encoding metallophosphoesterase — translated: MLAIYLSPIYILLNLYIIRWLIWWMSACSRHFKKKWVRAAVVVTYSFFALSLVIGFLLPVGKPQRFMKLIGNYWLGVLLYVILTVIIADMIRVILLRIPRVDKRKLRSRRTFVITGTFCIVLITAVSLWGAANARIVRTTRYDVTVDKSAGDLKSLNIVLAADLHLGYNIGCRQMERMVRKINAENPDLVVFAGDIFDNEYEALDDPDRLISILKGIKSRYGVYACYGNHDIEEKILAGFTFHKKGDKKVSDIRMDGFLEKAGIQLLMDEEVLIDDSFYLYGRPDLAKPGRGIAVRKTPEEITENMDHSKPIIVMDHEPKELQELADAGVDLDLCGHTHDGQMFPGNLTIELMWENACGYLQKGKMHNIVTSGVGLFGPNMRVGTIAEVCQITVHFNGN